A segment of the Ischnura elegans chromosome 13 unlocalized genomic scaffold, ioIscEleg1.1 SUPER_13_unloc_1, whole genome shotgun sequence genome:
taatggaatgaaaattagTGCAATCACAATCAAAATGCAATGTCAATATTAGTTGAATATTCatagtgagataaaatattaccCCCGTTCACAAAACTGCAATGGCAGAAATTATaagcaataataattaaatatcttcCAACAAACCCATGTTCTACAAGAATCTTTTGTtttattagtgaaaaatattggaagactttCACTATTGTTTGGAATTCACATACGATTCACTGGATTGATAAATCATGGATTTGAATTTAGGCACTCTTCaatttccttatattattttatctttaacttcGATATTTATCCATAAGATTAGAGTTTGTTAGTGATGAAGTCTTTTTCTTATACTTATGACACATAAGATCTTCAATACATGTTATCTTTTAAAAAGAAACCTGCATCTTGGAATATCAAGAAGTAGAAtgtttaactaaaataaattgcatttaaatatttcaatattacaAAACCCTACTCTCATTAAATCAAAATACTCATAAAACACATGAGAGGATCAACTAAGGATTTCGCACCCAGTGtaccagaagtttcatttcacctcTACATGCCAAACCAATGAGTGGCCCACTTTtgggaaatcatggaaaattaaatcacAAACAAATCATACAACTATTTAAAAGtttgtttacatttacatttattatttaccGATTTATTGGCTAAAACAGCtccaaataatgatttcaatgttttaattataaccatgatgtaaagaaaaaaCCGTAAGAAATAGATATAGGACCCACCTTTGCACTGGCTAGAAGTGTTCCCATCACATGGTtagaatagagagagaggaggagaggggctCTCTGCTGCAGAAGAGATCTTCTCTCTATGGATCCATCATCAGCGATAATCATAGGGACAGCTGCCGCAAGCCAACATAACTTTGCCTTCGATGTCTTCCCATCCAATGCACAATTGATACCCCATTCTAatccctctcccctcttcctcctctcctccaactcctctatagccctcatccactcacgcTCTCGTTCCATATCTCCCTTGATAAAAGGCCTcccctcattatcaaaaactaatttcaggGATAATTGTGAGAGGGCCCAAGCTGAATAAGTAAATACGAATCCCTCCCTATTACTAGATAAATCCCTTGTACCCAAATATACagtctcactctcaaaatcacaaaatgatcCCCATGCACTCCCATTCCACTCAGTCCCATCCAAATCCACAAacttctccttcatccttccaatgttCCAAGATTTCATATCCACCATCACCTTCACCCGATCATTcccacacaaatatttaataatgcaaGCAGTGAATTCATCtccatcatacagtctctcatacaatctacGCATTCGATCAACTCCAGTTCCATACACTATCCTAGTCTTTCGCATCATGGCGTCTACGTACTCCTGCATTTTTACGACCGGATCGGATATAGGTTGACTTAAAGATGCCTCCCCACCCAGTCCAAACTTGACTGCCGTCAAATCCTCCGCTGTTGACGTCACGGATTCTTCTAGACAACGCAACAGTGCATCGCGTCCACACACTTGCGCTTTCAGTTCCTCCAACGATGAGCTCAACTGATTtacaagagatttcatctctcgcctcaatgagtccacGGAGGACTTGAGAGATGCAATAGCACTATCTGGGCTAGCCATGGGTGTCACAGGATCAGTGCTCCTATTCGAAGATGCTTCCAGACGACGCAAAATAACTTGGTTTCTCCTGTGAACCAACGTCACCAAATTCAGCACTTTTGAGCGTTCTACATCGtcagggaactgccgcaccatctcctcagccgaagacaatgcattctgttgactGTCGTCTGTAATGTCTGTGTCGGCCCCTCTCGCCAATAGTTCCTCCACCCAGTCAGTTTTTCCAAGTCCCACACCAACGTGCAAGAGTGTTTTCTGCCGCATACCACGTACATCTACGTCTTCCAACATGTCAAGCAGCTCTTTTTGCTGGAGTAGTGAACCAGTCACCAATCCAGCAAgaagcctctcctcaacaaattgctcTGCACCGCTAGCAGAAATGTTGCTTgccattatttcgaaagaatgaaataattatttaagagtatGTTGGATTCAGAAATACAGGGAGTTGCCAGTGGGAACCAGGAGTGGTGGCGTTGGTCAGCGAGGAGTAATACACGATCCCAATGTTGCTACGAAAGGATGAAACGTTGACTGCAAAGAAACAGAACGAATATGAAATTATTACCTTAAAAGATGCCGATAGCAGAGTGGAAACATTACAACTAAAGCATAAGCGTGACTTGAGAGAAAATATCTCGCTTACTATGCAAcgttaagtaaaattttaagtaaaagtaaaatgttctggaatggcatttttgaaattcaatcactcaCAACCATCGCTtatatgaggaaataaaaattccgcTGGAGACCAAAATAGATATAGCTACGCTAAAAATGTCGGGACAGTTTTCTACCAAGCAGGAGTGCCGATCGTTTGTTACGG
Coding sequences within it:
- the LOC124172389 gene encoding uncharacterized protein LOC124172389 — encoded protein: MASNISASGAEQFVEERLLAGLVTGSLLQQKELLDMLEDVDVRGMRQKTLLHVGVGLGKTDWVEELLARGADTDITDDSQQNALSSAEEMVRQFPDDVERSKVLNLVTLVHRRNQVILRRLEASSNRSTDPVTPMASPDSAIASLKSSVDSLRREMKSLVNQLSSSLEELKAQVCGRDALLRCLEESVTSTAEDLTAVKFGLGGEASLSQPISDPVVKMQEYVDAMMRKTRIVYGTGVDRMRRLYERLYDGDEFTACIIKYLCGNDRVKVMVDMKSWNIGRMKEKFVDLDGTEWNGSAWGSFCDFESETVYLGTRDLSSNREGFVFTYSAWALSQLSLKLVFDNEGRPFIKGDMEREREWMRAIEELEERRKRGEGLEWGINCALDGKTSKAKLCWLAAAVPMIIADDGSIERRSLLQQRAPLLLSLYSNHVMGTLLASAKT